In Methanofollis aquaemaris, the genomic window GGCTGTCTCCCGATCGAGGGCCCTGACCTTCTCCCTGAAGTCCGATGCATACCAGTCGATATTGACCGCTCCCTCGATGTGACCGGCGGCAAACTCTTCCGGCGTCCTGACGTCCAGGACCACGAAGCCGGGATCCCCTGCACGCTCCCGGATGAGGGCGTGGGCCTCTTCGACCGAGAGATCGTTCCCTGCAGGTGCTCCCATACATCCTCCGGCCCAGAGTGCCAGCACGAGCAGCAGCAGAGGGGCGGTTCTGTACCGGTGCGACATGATGCACCGATCTCCCCGCCCTGATATAAAGACTCAGGCCGACTCACCCCGCTCGAAGAACCACCCCGTTACAACGAGAAATATCTGATAAAAATCCTGCAAGGATGACGGCATCCAGCGACAAAATCATCGAAGGATCGAATGGGCCCCTCCACCCGGATCGCGGCCATAGGCCGATCTCCTCTCTCACTGGCCCTGAAGATCTCTCATAAAGGGAAGAGTATTATCATAGGTGAGGGGCAGTAGGCGGTGATGATCCTGAGCGGGGTTCCAACCGTCGCCCTCATCCCGATACTCTCGGCAGACCAGATCAGACTTCTCGCCGCGGTCATGGTCCCGATCCTCCTCCTCTACCTCTTCATCCTGATCAGCGAGGAGGCCTTCGAGCTCACCGGCATAAAGATCTCTCACGCGTTTTTTATGACCTTCGGCGCCCTGATTGGGAGTTTCATCGACATCCCCCTGGGGATGATCGACGGGGTGACCCTCGCGGTGAATGTCGGTGGGTGCCTCGTCCCGGTCGCACTCTCCGCCGAGATCCTGATCAAACGGAGGGTGAGCCCCCTGCCGGCCGTTCTTTCGGTGGCGGTGGTGACCGTGGTCTCATACTATTTCTCCTTCCCTATCGCGGGCGAGGGCATCCTGATGCCCTTCTACATCGCCCCGCTCGTCGGGGCGGTCGCCGGAATCCTCTTCACGCGGGCAGGGCCGACCGCAGGTGCCGCTGCCTATATCGGGGGGACGATGGGCACACTCATTGGGGCCGACTTTCTCAACCTGGCAACTCCCGGAACAATCGAGGCGATCGCCGGAGGTGGCCCGGCAGTCCTTTCCATCGGCGGGGCGGGCGTCTTCGACGGGATCTTCCTCACCGGGATCCTCGCCGTCTTCCTTGCGACTCTGGCCGCACGCCGGATCAGACGCTCAACAAAAGACCCGGAGGCACCTCGACACGAATAAATACTCTCTTCTCATTTTTTACGCATAATGGAAGAATTCGAGATGGAGATTGTAGAAATAAACCCGAAGGAATGGGGATCTTTTGTCATACGAGGACTGGCCGCGATCCTCTTCGGGGCGGTGGTCCTTCTCTGGACCGAGATCACCCTCGAAGTCCTGATGATTCTCTTCGGGCTCCTGGTGATCGTCTACGGCGTCACGCTCGCCGCCTTCGGCTCAACACGACCGGTCGGAGAGACGAGGACGACTCTCACCATGCTCATGGGCGTCCTCGTCGTCGTCCTTGGTATCGTGGCGGTCACGATGCCGTACCTTGTTGCAGCTATCATCGTGAGCGTGATAGGCGCACTTGCCCTCATCATGGGTGCCGCCGACCTCGGTATCGCCATCTTTGCGCTGGAAGAACTGTCCCACCGGGTTCTCCTCGCGCTCTCCGGGATCCTTTCCATCATCCTCGGTGCGCTCTTCCTGATCTACCCGCTGATGGGGGGGATCGTCCTGGTCGCCCTGTACCTTGGGATCTTCGCCATCCTCTCCGGGATCCTCTCGGTCGCCGCCGGGATCGCCCTCAGGGGGCAGGCGAAAGAGGCCTGAGTCACTTTTTTAAGAGCGTAAAGAGAAAAACGGCCCTCTCTGATCTGGAGGGGCCGTGCGATCCAATCTCTCTATCCTGGGTTCTGTTGAATTCGGCATGACCCCCGAGTTCAAGCATACGTGATGAATATCTCTCGTTGCAGTTCTCCTGAGTGCAGAGGGATACTTCATTCCTCTCCTCGCAACAGGGCACCTGAAGGATACTGTTCAATTGCTGCCCCCCGGTTATCTTCATCCATGGGGGGTCCGAGGGGCAACGCCCCCCGGTGCGAGACGGCGGTGAAGATTCTACGATCGGGGCGGCACGTCTGATCTTCCGCGTCCGGCGCCTTCCAGTGATGGATGATATGAAATTCCAGCAGGAGGAACCCAAAAGAAGAGCGGATGATTTACCCCGGCCGGGGCGCTGTGCCTACAGGTCTGAAGCCTGAAGATCACAGGAGAGGCAGGCATCTGCCGGCGCCTCTTCGTCCATCACCCGATAGGCATCGGCAAGAACCGAGGCGTTGGACGCAAGGCCGGAGATGAGGATCGTCTCAAGGATCTCATCGCGAGTCGCACCCTTGGCCATGGCCGCCTGGATGTGGTACTCCACGCAGTGGCGACACTTAAGGGCGGCGCCGACGGCAAGGCTGATCAGTTCGATGCACTTGGGGTCAAGGTGACTGGTCTCAAAAACCGAGTTCTTGTACAGCAGGTGGGAGATCAGGACTTCAGGCCGCTCTCCCATCCGCTTGAGGATCAAGGGTGCCCTGCCGAACTCCCCCTCGATCTCAGAAAGCCAGCGTGCTGCAGTCTCCGCGGTGCCCTCCTTGAGGATGGCGGCGAGTTTCTCTTCGTAGTCCATCGTCACACCATGAGATTGGTTTCTGAAAAGGGTTTAATCCTGACCCATATGTAGTTGCGCATCCGTGACGGGAGCACCTCGGCGACATCCCCGACGGTCACGCCCCCTTCGATCTCAATCTCCTTGAGTGACGGTGCATACTCCTCGTACGGAAGTTTCACCCGCAGCCCCGCGATCTGAACCGTGACCGGCGTCGGGTGGGTGACCATATGGACCACAGGCAGTTTCTCCAGGATCACGTCCCTCAACCTGGCCGGCGAGACCGAGAGCGGATCCTTGGCGATCGCCTCCCGCCGCTCGTCGAGCGCCCTGGACACCTCGTCGACCATCGTGTCCAGAGTCGCAAGTTCTTCGGGCTTCTTGGTCCGGTGCATGCACCGCCCCAGGCCCCCGACATATCCCTCAACCGGCGGGTCGACGACCGCCTTCAGTCGCTCAGCATCCGGAGTGCCGGTCAGGACGATCGGGACCGTGATCCCCAGGCGCAGGGCGGGAAACTTCTCCTTGATGCAGGCCTCAAAAGAACCGAGCACATAGACCGCAAGGTCGTGCTCGTTGATCACGTCCCGCTCCTCGACATTGAGGTTTGCGATCCGCTTGCCAAAGCCCCGGGCCAGGCCGACCATATTCGTCTTCGCCCCGGCCCGCCTGAGATACTCGGCCACATCGCAGGAGGCATGGGGAAGGTGATGGATCTCAAGACTCGGCGAGACGACGGCGATCTCGGTGCCCACCAGCGGGGCGACGATCACCTCGCCGCCGAGGGGTTTGCCCACCTCCCGGATCAAGTCGACGTCCTCTCTCGGAACCAGGCACTGGAGGACGACCTCCTGGGCGATCATGTGTTTCTGGACAATATATCCGCCCAGATCTTCGATGAGGTCGACGACCTCGTCGTGGCGGTAGACTCCACCCTTGTAGGTAATAGGAACAAAGATCACAGCACCACCCCGATCTTCTTCAACTGGTCGGCGACGACGGTCTCGACCACCTCCTCGGGGAGGGTGTCCTCGCTCGCCACATAGTAGAAGACCCCCGCCCGGTGGTACTGCCGGCGGACCTTGAAGCCCTCGGGGGCGATGATCTGGAGGGCGTAGACCAGATCCTTATACAGCCCTTCCTCGGGATCGGCAATGGCGATCTCCTCGATCCCCCGCGGGTTCTCGCCGGCGGGCACCGTGACCAGCACCGAGAAGCGGTCGGGCTGATCGACATGCTCCTTGCCGTAGCGTCCCCAGAGGGCTTCGAGCATCGGTGCAAGATAGTTCTCGTTCCCGATCGAGAGGACCGCCCGCCCCTCCTCGTCCACGTTCACATCGGCGGCGTCCCGCACCCTGACCAGACTCCCGATCGGGTGGGTGGTCCCCACCGCCACGAAGAGCGGTACCCCGGGGTCGACGAAGATATGGATCTTCTGGACGATCCTGACCAGGTTGAGGTCAAGGAGGACGTCGTTGGCGACCTCCTCATAGGCCTGCTTTCCCCTCTCCTCGGGAGACTCGACCACGAAGTACTCGATTGCCATCTACTCTCCCCTGATATACCCGGAGGCGAGGAGCGCACTTCCCACCGACCCGATGTACTGGGAATGCGGCGGTACGACGATCTCGGTCTGGAGGAGTTCACCCATCGCACGGACCAACCCCTGGATGAGCGAGGTGCCCCCAACCATGATCACCGGCTCCTTGATATCCACTTCCTGGAGCTGCTGTTCAAAGACCTGCTCGGCCACCGAGTGACAGGCCGCGGCGGCGACGTCCTCGCGGGCGCTCCCCTCGGCGAGGGCGTTGACCAGACTCTGCGTCCCGAAGACAATGCAGTACGAGTTCATCGGGACCGTGTTGCCCATCCCCTTCATCGCGAGGGGACCAAGTTCGGTGATGTCGACCCCGAGCCGCTTTGCGGTCATCTCAAGGAACCGGCCCGACGCCCCGGCGCAGATCCCGCCCATCGTGAAGGTGCCGGGGATCCCGTCCTGGACCGAGATGGCCTTGTTGTCCATCCCGCCGATGTCGATGACCGTCGCCGGACCGTGCTGCCGGTCGGCAAGATAGACCGCACCCTTCGAGTTGACGGTCAGTTCTTCCTGAATGAGTTGCGCATTGAACTTCTTCCCGATGAGATAGCGGCCATACCCGGTCGTTCCGATGGCTTCGATATCGTCTAGCCGGAGACCTGCTTCCTGAAGCGCAAGGTCGACGACCCCGTCGGCACTCTTCAGCACCTCGGTGGTGGGCAGCCACCCGGTCCCGACGATCTCGTTGTCCTTCATCACCACCGCCTTGGTGGTCGAAGAACCTGAATCGATCCCGAGGGTGATCCCTTCCTGCACCTCTCGGGCAAGCAGGGCCCGTCGCCTCGCGATGGTGGTGAGGGCCTCCATCCTGGTGAGGAGAGTGCCCGAGGTCGTCCGTTCGGTGAAGGAGTACGAGACCACCGGGAGGGCCGAGTTCTCGTGGATGTACCGGCGCAGTTCATTCCTGACGATCGCCGCCTCCGCACACCTGAAACAGGTGGCGATGAAGACGGCGTCGGCGTCGATCCGTCCTTCGACCAGGGCCTTTGCCCGGGCGATCGCGAGTTTGAGGTCAGGACTCCTCACATCGAGCCCGAACTCGGAGAAACCCTGCTGCACGTCGGAGAGGGCGATGTCGGGGAAGAATACCTCGGCGTCCACCATCGAGGCCGCATCGTAGATCTCCTTCTGGACACCCGAGTATTCGGGGCCACAGGAGAGTTGGGCGATCCGCACCTTCTCGGTCACGCCGACTCCTCCATCTTCAGTCCGGTCAGGAACTCTTTGACCGCCGCGACAAAACCGACGCCTTCCTCGTCGCTCGTCGGGTATGCAACATCGAGGACCGGGATCCCTTTGTTTCTGAGATGGAACTGGATCAACTCGTTCGTCCTGGCACATCCCATGCACCCGAAGGCATAGTCGGGGTCTTTGATGATGATCGCCGCCTCGGCCTCCTCGATGAGGGGGCCATACACGGCCATCCGTCCCCGCACCCCTGACGGCACCTCGACCGCCGCCCATTTCAACCCTTTCTTCGGTTCTTCCGGGGTGATCTGGAGCGGGGGGCTCTCAAACCCGGGGGTCTGAATCCGTTCTCGTATACCGATCGCCGATCCCAGGGGCTCGTGCCCGAACCTGGCGACCATATCGGAGAGGATGAGGCTCGTCGCCGGATAGATAAACACCTTCACCATTCTTAGGGCTCCTCTGCTTCGATCAATTCCTTCAGTTTCTTCAGGTCGAGCGGGTGTGCCCGCCCTTCTTCCGGCCGTCTGGCAGCGGCCTTTCCTGTTTCTTCGGCGTCCATCCGGGCCACGCGCTCAAGCCCGTGCGAGATGTACCTGACCCGCTGCATCTCGAACTCGTGCCCGAGATACCCGGGCCGCGCTCCGCCCAGGTTTGCCCGGCACCGGCGCTCGTCGCCTGGCGGAAAGCCCCGGTCCTTGATGAATATATGCGTCGGATCGAACTCCCGGATCGCTTCGATGAGGGGTTCGACCTCCTCAGGTGTTCCGGTCACCTGGAGACCAAAGCAGGTCTCCTTGATCATGACCCCTGCAGAGATCTCATAGGCCCTCACCGCGAGATCCTTGGCGGTGAGGAGCGGCGACTCGACGAAGACATACTTCGTGACCGTCCCTTGATATTTCGGGATGTACTCAGCCATATTTCCGCACCTCCCTGATATAGACCTTCTCTCCCTCGGTAAACGCGGTCAGTTTCTCCATGTCGAGCACCCTCCCGATGATGTTCGTGCCGTCAAAGGGTTCTGAGGTCGGCCCGAACTCCGAGTTGTCGCTCGCCCGAGCCCCGACCATCCCCACACCCCGGCGGGACTCGTTGGTCATTGCAAGCAAACCGGCGGGCACGAGATCGTGCGGCGTGTTCTCGGGGATGATGTTGATCTTCTTTTTGATCTTCGGCTTGAAGAGGACGACGTCCTCGAAGGCGAAGATGACCGGCATCGATCCGACAAAATGAGTCTTCAGGCCGGTGGCACGCCTGAAGATGTCGCAGGTCAGAGGGGCGGCCTCATCGTCGAGGGTGATGGTGACGACCTTCTCCACCGGCAGGACCGAGAGGGTCACCGCCCCGGCGGCAAGGGCCTCGAGGGTGGTCCCGGGGTTCTGCCCCACGACCACGAGGTCGTCGCCCTCACCGTCCAGCGTGACCTCGATCCCGCGCCTCTCCGCGATGGCCAGGGCATCGGAGAGGGAGAGACCCACCAGGTCGAAACGCGGCGGATCAACCGAGATCGCAAAACGCTGTCCTTTTCCTGCGAGTTTGACCAGTTCGATCCCGTGGACGACCTGGCCGACAAGGGTGTGGGCCGGATGGCTCGGTACCTCCTCGCGATAGATATAGACCGCACCACGGGAACTTCCGGCCGTCCGCACGGTCACCGCACCCTCGTGTCTGGGCCTCGTCAGGTCTGTCGGGACATCCATCGGGACCATCGTCTCGTCCCTGATATGAGTGCTCGCCGCCCGCCCGACCGAGAACGAACCTGCCTCAAGGGAGAGGAGGAGGTGTTCGACACTCGCGGCGGTGGTGGTGTCCGAACGTCCGTCGGCAAAACCCTCGGCACTGATCTCGACCCTGGTGACAACCTCGGCACCCTCCTCAAGGGGAGTCGCCGGATCGGCGGTCACAAAAGAGGTGGTGCGGTCGGCCCAGGAGACGATGCGCTCGATCCCGGTGATCTCGTCGCCCTGGGTCCAGTGGTCGATGACACCCCGACCAGAGACAACATGGCCGATCACCCCACCGTCGGCACCGGCCCCGAAGTCGGCCCGGTGATCGGTACGGCAGAAGAGGAGGAGCGACTTCACCGGGTCGTATCCGGCACACCCGAGAACCACGTCCCCGCGGCCGTACCGGTGAGGAGTGCGGTCAGGTTTCACTCCGGAGA contains:
- a CDS encoding rhodanese-like domain-containing protein; translation: MSHRYRTAPLLLLVLALWAGGCMGAPAGNDLSVEEAHALIRERAGDPGFVVLDVRTPEEFAAGHIEGAVNIDWYASDFREKVRALDRETAYLVYCRTGVRSAEASAVMAEEGFGEIYNMEKGIAAWKEAGYPVVT
- a CDS encoding DUF1614 domain-containing protein; its protein translation is MILSGVPTVALIPILSADQIRLLAAVMVPILLLYLFILISEEAFELTGIKISHAFFMTFGALIGSFIDIPLGMIDGVTLAVNVGGCLVPVALSAEILIKRRVSPLPAVLSVAVVTVVSYYFSFPIAGEGILMPFYIAPLVGAVAGILFTRAGPTAGAAAYIGGTMGTLIGADFLNLATPGTIEAIAGGGPAVLSIGGAGVFDGIFLTGILAVFLATLAARRIRRSTKDPEAPRHE
- a CDS encoding HdeD family acid-resistance protein is translated as MEIVEINPKEWGSFVIRGLAAILFGAVVLLWTEITLEVLMILFGLLVIVYGVTLAAFGSTRPVGETRTTLTMLMGVLVVVLGIVAVTMPYLVAAIIVSVIGALALIMGAADLGIAIFALEELSHRVLLALSGILSIILGALFLIYPLMGGIVLVALYLGIFAILSGILSVAAGIALRGQAKEA
- a CDS encoding carboxymuconolactone decarboxylase family protein, with translation MDYEEKLAAILKEGTAETAARWLSEIEGEFGRAPLILKRMGERPEVLISHLLYKNSVFETSHLDPKCIELISLAVGAALKCRHCVEYHIQAAMAKGATRDEILETILISGLASNASVLADAYRVMDEEAPADACLSCDLQASDL
- a CDS encoding methanogenesis marker 7 protein, translating into MIFVPITYKGGVYRHDEVVDLIEDLGGYIVQKHMIAQEVVLQCLVPREDVDLIREVGKPLGGEVIVAPLVGTEIAVVSPSLEIHHLPHASCDVAEYLRRAGAKTNMVGLARGFGKRIANLNVEERDVINEHDLAVYVLGSFEACIKEKFPALRLGITVPIVLTGTPDAERLKAVVDPPVEGYVGGLGRCMHRTKKPEELATLDTMVDEVSRALDERREAIAKDPLSVSPARLRDVILEKLPVVHMVTHPTPVTVQIAGLRVKLPYEEYAPSLKEIEIEGGVTVGDVAEVLPSRMRNYIWVRIKPFSETNLMV
- a CDS encoding methanogenesis marker 17 protein codes for the protein MAIEYFVVESPEERGKQAYEEVANDVLLDLNLVRIVQKIHIFVDPGVPLFVAVGTTHPIGSLVRVRDAADVNVDEEGRAVLSIGNENYLAPMLEALWGRYGKEHVDQPDRFSVLVTVPAGENPRGIEEIAIADPEEGLYKDLVYALQIIAPEGFKVRRQYHRAGVFYYVASEDTLPEEVVETVVADQLKKIGVVL
- a CDS encoding methanogenesis marker 15 protein, producing the protein MTEKVRIAQLSCGPEYSGVQKEIYDAASMVDAEVFFPDIALSDVQQGFSEFGLDVRSPDLKLAIARAKALVEGRIDADAVFIATCFRCAEAAIVRNELRRYIHENSALPVVSYSFTERTTSGTLLTRMEALTTIARRRALLAREVQEGITLGIDSGSSTTKAVVMKDNEIVGTGWLPTTEVLKSADGVVDLALQEAGLRLDDIEAIGTTGYGRYLIGKKFNAQLIQEELTVNSKGAVYLADRQHGPATVIDIGGMDNKAISVQDGIPGTFTMGGICAGASGRFLEMTAKRLGVDITELGPLAMKGMGNTVPMNSYCIVFGTQSLVNALAEGSAREDVAAAACHSVAEQVFEQQLQEVDIKEPVIMVGGTSLIQGLVRAMGELLQTEIVVPPHSQYIGSVGSALLASGYIRGE
- a CDS encoding methanogenesis marker 5 protein, with amino-acid sequence MVKVFIYPATSLILSDMVARFGHEPLGSAIGIRERIQTPGFESPPLQITPEEPKKGLKWAAVEVPSGVRGRMAVYGPLIEEAEAAIIIKDPDYAFGCMGCARTNELIQFHLRNKGIPVLDVAYPTSDEEGVGFVAAVKEFLTGLKMEESA
- a CDS encoding methanogenesis marker 6 protein, whose translation is MAEYIPKYQGTVTKYVFVESPLLTAKDLAVRAYEISAGVMIKETCFGLQVTGTPEEVEPLIEAIREFDPTHIFIKDRGFPPGDERRCRANLGGARPGYLGHEFEMQRVRYISHGLERVARMDAEETGKAAARRPEEGRAHPLDLKKLKELIEAEEP
- the mmp3 gene encoding methyl-coenzyme M reductase-associated protein Mmp3 is translated as MQILLDGRQVDLPEGATLGDLLPDREREFVVAVIRPATREAARTEHIRFMTTAGEVVVEITPLYTEYFGDGAALREAGPRVLRWSDRYAAAFGPFVSGVKPDRTPHRYGRGDVVLGCAGYDPVKSLLLFCRTDHRADFGAGADGGVIGHVVSGRGVIDHWTQGDEITGIERIVSWADRTTSFVTADPATPLEEGAEVVTRVEISAEGFADGRSDTTTAASVEHLLLSLEAGSFSVGRAASTHIRDETMVPMDVPTDLTRPRHEGAVTVRTAGSSRGAVYIYREEVPSHPAHTLVGQVVHGIELVKLAGKGQRFAISVDPPRFDLVGLSLSDALAIAERRGIEVTLDGEGDDLVVVGQNPGTTLEALAAGAVTLSVLPVEKVVTITLDDEAAPLTCDIFRRATGLKTHFVGSMPVIFAFEDVVLFKPKIKKKINIIPENTPHDLVPAGLLAMTNESRRGVGMVGARASDNSEFGPTSEPFDGTNIIGRVLDMEKLTAFTEGEKVYIREVRKYG